A genomic segment from Orrella daihaiensis encodes:
- the prpF gene encoding 2-methylaconitate cis-trans isomerase PrpF: MAYAPQIKVPATYIRGGTSKGVFFKLDDMPEAAQVPGLARDALLMRVIGSPDPYGKQIDGMGGATSSTSKTVIVSKSSRPDHDLDYLFGQVSIDKAFVDWSGNCGNLSAAVGPFGIASGLVDSSRVPENGIATVRIWQANINKTIIAHVPMTNGQVQETGDFELDGVTFPAAEIQLEFMDPAAEEEGVGGAMFPTGNLVDDLEVPGVGTFKATMINAGIPTIFLNAEEIGYKGTELQDDINNDTKALAMFETIRAHGAVRMGLIHHIEEAAKRQHTPKVAFVAKPIDYVSSSGKAVKAADIDLLVRALSMGKLHHAMMGTAAVAIGTAAAIPGTLVNLAAGGGKLDAVRFGHPSGTLRVGAQAEQVDGDWQVKKAIMSRSARVLMEGWVRIPGDIATFA; encoded by the coding sequence ATGGCATACGCACCGCAAATAAAAGTCCCAGCAACCTACATTCGGGGTGGCACCAGCAAAGGTGTTTTTTTTAAGCTTGACGATATGCCCGAAGCAGCGCAAGTCCCTGGCCTTGCCCGAGACGCCTTGTTGATGCGCGTGATAGGAAGTCCTGACCCGTACGGCAAGCAAATCGACGGCATGGGTGGTGCGACATCTAGCACCAGCAAGACCGTGATCGTCTCCAAAAGCAGCAGACCAGATCATGACCTTGATTATCTGTTTGGCCAGGTATCAATCGACAAAGCTTTTGTAGACTGGAGTGGTAACTGTGGCAACTTGTCTGCCGCTGTTGGGCCTTTTGGCATTGCCAGTGGTCTCGTAGACTCCAGTCGCGTCCCAGAAAATGGCATTGCAACCGTGCGCATTTGGCAGGCCAATATCAACAAAACCATCATTGCCCACGTGCCGATGACGAATGGTCAAGTGCAGGAAACCGGTGACTTCGAACTCGATGGCGTGACATTCCCTGCCGCTGAAATTCAGCTCGAGTTCATGGATCCGGCGGCAGAGGAGGAAGGCGTCGGTGGTGCAATGTTTCCGACTGGCAATCTTGTCGACGATCTAGAGGTGCCAGGAGTAGGCACTTTCAAGGCAACCATGATCAATGCCGGCATACCCACGATTTTCTTGAACGCGGAAGAAATTGGCTACAAAGGGACAGAGCTGCAGGACGACATTAACAATGACACCAAAGCTCTGGCGATGTTTGAAACGATCCGCGCACATGGCGCCGTGAGGATGGGTTTGATTCATCACATCGAAGAGGCTGCCAAACGACAACACACACCCAAAGTTGCCTTTGTCGCCAAACCGATTGACTACGTGTCCTCAAGCGGCAAGGCAGTCAAAGCTGCGGATATTGATCTGCTCGTGCGCGCACTTTCAATGGGCAAACTTCACCACGCGATGATGGGCACGGCCGCTGTGGCCATTGGTACCGCTGCAGCCATTCCGGGCACTCTGGTCAATCTCGCCGCTGGCGGTGGCAAGCTGGATGCAGTGCGGTTTGGGCACCCATCAGGAACGCTCCGTGTTGGTGCCCAAGCCGAACAAGTCGATGGTGACTGGCAAGTCAAAAAAGCCATCATGAGCCGAAGTGCGCGCGTGCTGATGGAGGGCTGGGTACGG